Proteins co-encoded in one Waddlia chondrophila WSU 86-1044 genomic window:
- the hprK gene encoding HPr(Ser) kinase/phosphatase, producing MYLVEDLYKRHGARLGLELISGSVGMKRRIKVPEAHRPGLSLSGYLKGHADKRILIFGKVEIEYLRDLKPSVRVERLEGVLVTPTPAVIVARRFRPPKELIHLCEERGVPLFRASMSTMNLLSKLTLLLNEEFALSMSVHGTLVEVFGVGVLIQGDSSVGKSEAALGLIERGHRLISDDIVKVKKREGHYLEGSGAELTRHHMEIRGIGIINVANLYGAVCVRDYKSIDLVVRLESWDEQSFYDRVGLDEKFCDILGVKLPLHILPVKPGRDVVLLLETIALNHRLRGMGYHSAKEFNSKLLNMINKKPQSRSFDSEISTKSPS from the coding sequence ATGTACTTAGTTGAGGATCTATACAAAAGGCACGGAGCGCGCCTAGGCCTTGAGCTGATCAGCGGAAGCGTTGGGATGAAGCGGAGAATCAAAGTTCCTGAGGCTCACAGGCCCGGTTTAAGCTTGTCAGGATATTTAAAGGGACATGCAGATAAAAGAATTTTGATTTTTGGCAAGGTGGAAATTGAATATCTGCGCGATCTTAAACCTTCGGTCCGCGTGGAAAGGCTAGAGGGGGTTTTGGTCACACCTACCCCTGCTGTGATTGTTGCTCGCAGGTTCCGTCCACCCAAGGAATTGATTCATTTGTGCGAAGAGCGCGGTGTTCCGCTGTTTCGCGCTAGCATGAGCACGATGAATTTACTCAGTAAACTGACTCTCCTTCTTAATGAGGAATTTGCTTTGAGCATGAGTGTGCATGGAACTCTTGTTGAGGTTTTTGGAGTAGGTGTGCTGATTCAAGGAGATTCTTCTGTTGGGAAAAGCGAAGCTGCCTTGGGACTGATCGAAAGGGGGCATCGCCTGATTTCTGACGATATCGTCAAGGTGAAAAAACGGGAAGGCCACTATCTTGAAGGAAGTGGTGCCGAGTTGACGCGCCATCACATGGAAATCCGCGGAATTGGGATCATTAATGTCGCAAACCTTTACGGCGCTGTTTGTGTGAGGGATTACAAGAGTATCGACCTTGTCGTTAGATTGGAGTCTTGGGATGAGCAAAGTTTTTACGACAGAGTTGGACTTGATGAGAAATTTTGCGACATTCTTGGAGTGAAGCTTCCTTTGCATATTCTTCCTGTAAAGCCCGGAAGAGATGTCGTTCTTTTATTAGAGACCATTGCTTTAAATCATCGTTTAAGGGGAATGGGCTATCATTCGGCTAAGGAATTCAATTCGAAATTGTTAAACATGATCAACAAGAAACCGCAATCCAGGTCGTTCGACAGTGAAATTAGTACAAAAAGTCCAAGTTAA